One Klebsiella electrica genomic window, TTATAGCAGTACGTTAAATGGCAACTCATGCTGCGTTATGATCCCCGATAAATGGCGGCCAGGGCTGATTGCGCATATCGAATGGGAAGTCGATCCTAATGCTGATGAGAGAATACCGAGACTCAAAGAGGGCTATGGTTTTGAACCAAAGGCTCTTGCTCAGCATGAAGCAAAATACCGGAAGTACAGCACTGATGTGTCGATCCCCAAATACGATCAAAGCGCAGGTATTAGCGTTCATTTTCTTCCCTGCCACCAGGTAAAGGTTTATGCAGGTGAAGCCAGCTATGGGGCTGAAATCTACCCGATAAAAGAACCAATGAATATGAAGGAGCCAGCGACATGTCCAAAATGAACGCAAAATCTAACGTTTGGGCACCGCCTGAATTTCCTTTAAGCGGGCGTTTGCCTTCAACGTCAAAGGATGTGCTGGATAATTACCGTAAGCAGCGTAAGGAAGAGGATGACTATCTTGATGCTTACAATGAAAAAACCGGGCGTCGAAACGGGTTTATCTGTTCGCAGAGCCTGCATATTAGCTTCTTTTTTGATGGTACGGGCAATAACGAAGATAATGATACCCGACATGCCAGCCCCACCCATCCGACCAATATTGCCAAAATGTTTCATGTCACATATTCATCCGAGGCTGAAGGAGACGGATATTATGCTTATTACATGCCTGGAGTGGGTACGGCCTTTCCTGAAATTGGAGAAATGGATTATTCCGACGCCGGTTTGCAATATGCCACGGGGGGTGAGAACCGTATTAACTGGGCGCTGCTGATGTTAGCAGATGCGCTTTTAAGTACTGCGACACAAAGAGCGAGACGTATCCGGGCTCCCGAAGCCCGCCAGAAGCTGAGCGGGATGGCGTCACCCTGGCCGATAGACGGCGTGTACAACCGTATTAACGCCATAAATGGCTATCTGAACGCCGATACGCAAGCCAAAATTGAAAAGCTTCAGAGAAAAGTGCTCAAAATTAAGCTGTTTATTTACGGTTTTTCCCGTGGGGCGGCAGAAGCCCGTACCTTCGTGAACTGGCTCACCCAGTTGTTCAGAACACCCAAAGGGGGAGATAATCCTGAACAGTCGCTGCTGGGGATCCCGTTGAGCATTGAGTTCCTCGGGCTGCTGGATACGGTGCCGTCCGTTGGCGTGGCGCACATTATGCCGATGAGCGATGGGCATATGGCCTGGGCAAACGGCACCCAGCAGTTGCCCGACGAAAAGCGTTATCCTGGCCTGATCAAATGCTGCCGCCATTTTATTGCTGCCCATGAACAGCGGCTGTGCTTCCCGCTGGATTCGGTTCGCCGCCCTGAAGGCTGCTATCCTTCCAATACGGTGGAAGTGGTGTATCCGGGTATGCACTCCGATATCGGCGGCGGCTATCCGCCCGGCGATCAGGGGAAGGGGTTGGTTGGTCAAAACGGTGATCCAAATTATCCCGGGAATGTTTTGTCGCAAGTTATTCTTCATGACCTCTACGCGACGGCTTTTTCTGCTGGAGCGCCCCTGACTGTACATGACGAGCTGATATCCGATGCGCTACGCGCAAAAACTCCTTCACGCAAAATGTCGACTGGCGTAGACAAAGAGTTTGCTGTAAGTAAATCACTCGCCAACCGCTTCAACGCCTGGCGTCAGACGATCATCCCTGCAGGCAAAGACGCAGATCCAACAGGGACTCAATCAAACTATGGCTACAGCGCTCATCTACTGTCTCAGTCTCTGGAAGACGTCGTATCAGACCAGATTGGCCTGATAACGGCCTGGCGCATCGGGCGCTATACGAACGGCAGCTATGCAAACCAGCCTTTCTATCTGCATTCCCCCCAGCATTCGGCGGAACAACAGGCTACCTCTAAGCAGGCGCATGATAAAAAACAGCAAGAAATTGATTACAAGCGCCGTGCCGCAAAACTGAACCCCCGTTTGCCGGGAGCTGCGGCATTGATGAACCAGCCGGGTGTTCCAGCCTATGAGCCGACCATCGATCGGCAGGAGCTTCGTGAGGCAGCTGAAGAATTTCGCAGTGACTACCTCAAGGAAGCGAGGCCGCAAAGCTGGGGCGAGTTCGTTCTCAATGAGATCCCCAAAGGAGTTGTGTGGATGTACAACACCGACGATGAGGCGGAGGAGTTCAAGCAAATCAAGGGGGATGGGGAGGCGGTTTATCCTCGCCTGTTTACCTCCAGACAAGGAACGGTTGTTAGTGACCCTGTTATGTCTCAGGTTGTCGCGCTGTTTGACGATCAGATCCACGATTCGCGGGCCTGGTTTATGTATTCGTCGCTGGGGACGCGAGAGCCGTGGGGCAGTTATTTCTTCTACCGTTCGATCTATTTTGGGTCGGACAGCAATAAAGATATGTATCTGCTCTCCGCTGCCGGGCAACTGATCGGTGCGCCCGTTCCATCGCCAGATGCGTCTTATCGAATTAAGAACCCGGCTCTCTATAGCACGGGAGAAAGAAAGATCCTCGATAATGCGACGGGGAAAGCCATCCCTCTTGCAGACAATGCGACTGAGTTGCTTAAGCCTACCCGCTCACCGGGCTTGCTGGCCGACCAGGCCAACACGCAGATAATTTCCGCGCAGCACCAGGCAATGATGAGCTCATCCATCGATATGCTGAAAGCAGCAGGGGCGAAAGTGGTATGAAGCTGAAAAGGATCTGTTCTCGTTTTAGCATTGCCTGCTTGCTTTGTCTGTGCGTGCCGCTGCTGAGTAGCTGTGGCCTGTACCAGAAGACAAAACAGGGTACACAGAGCGTGGCGAAAGCCATTTTATATCGCCAGGTGGAGACGTTGCACCTGAGCTTCGCAGCCAGGAGCGCCATTAACGCCGATGACGCGCAGCAGGCGATGTCGCTGCGTATCCGCGTCCTGCAACTGAGCGACCACAAGACCTTTGATAATACGGAGTACACCGACCTGCTGGCACAGCCGGACGTGGTACTGAAGGATTCACTGCTGACTTCGCGCCAGATCACGGTCAACCCCGGTCAGACGGTCAATCTCGATATTCCAATGGATGAAAAAGCGCAGTTTGTGGCGGTGGTCGGACTGTTCCGTAAACCAGACAGAACCCGTGGCACCTGGAAGCAGCTGCTGAGCCGCGATGATCTTGATCCGAATGAGTCGCGCGTCATTGAAGTCCGTAATAACACGCTGCTGCTGAAACCGGTGAAAGAATGAACGACCATGAGTTTCTGAAATATTTCGATGGCGAAATGCGCTGGCTGAAGGCGGCGGCGCGTGAATTTGCTGAACAACACCCGGAAGCCGGTCGGCGGCTGGGTATCGATCGGCTGTCTCACAAAGCTGATGATTCCGTTGAACAGCTGTTCCAGGGCTTTTCGCTGATGATGGCACAGCTGCGCCGTAAGCTGGATGACGATATCCCGGAGCTGACGGAGCCGTTGCTGGGCCATCTGCTGCCGATAGCTAACCGCACACAACCGTCGATGGCCGTGGTGGAGCTGACCCCGGAAATGGTCGCGCAGGTCAGGGATGTGGTGATCCCCGCAGGTACGATGCTGCTGACCCGGCCAATGGATGAGAGCGGTCTACGCTGCCCGTACCGCACAACGGACGAACTGGTACTTCACCCGCTAAAGCTGCACAACGTCCGGCGACAGTTTCACACAGACGGCCATCAGGTGCTGATGCTGCGGTTTTCGTTCAGCCAGTACGCCGACCCGTCACAGACGGATTTAAGCCAGATCCCGATTTATATCCACGGTGATCGCCCCTTACAGTCAATGCTGTACCTGGCCCTGACGCACCATGTCTCGCATATCACGGTACGCCTGCCGCAGACCGGCAATCTCGACCCGCAGCCGTTTCATGGCAAACTGTCATCGCGCTGGCAGCAGAACTGGTCGTCAGTCTGGCCGGAGAGCGACAGCCCGGCGCTGTGCGGTGAAGTTCGCCCGTTACTGGAATACTTCAGCTTCCCGGCCCGGTTTGCGTTCTTTACCCTGACGGGCATTGAATCGCTGCCGCTCGGGGAAGACTGTCAGCATTTTGAGCTGGAACTTCATCTGAGCAAGCCACTGAACCGGGATATTCCCGTGCCGGAAGATATTCTGCGTATCCACTGTGTACCGCTCATCAATCTGTTTTCGCTCAATGCTGAACCCCTGAAAGTGGAACCTGCAACGCTGGATTATCGGCTTCGGCCACACCGGCTTCGCGATCATCACACCGAAATTTACAGCGTGGATAAGGTGGCCGCGAGTGAGACGCTGGACAAGCGCCAGTATGTACCGTACCGGCAATTCCGGCACAAGGGCGGGATGTTGCAGCGTAAGGAGAGCTGGCCGGAACGGTACTTTCATACCCGTATCTGGCGCGGAGTAAGTGGTCTGCATGAGACGTTGCTGATGCTGGGCGGTACGTCTGGTGAGCAGGATCTTCACGAAGAAAATGCCACGCTGTTTATGAACATCACCTGTACCAACGGCAACTACCCGCGCATGACGCTTGATGCTGCGGTCTTTGATGGCGTAACCACGACCGGGAATCAGACGCTGCGCTGCCAGACCCGGCACGCGCCCTCGATGCCGTGTTACCCGCCGTTATCACAATTGCACCAGTGGCATATCATGGCGCTGCTGCATCCCCGCGCTCTGAGCCAGATGATCAGCGATGCCGAAAATCTTCGGGCGGTATTGCAGCTGTTTAACTGGACGGAAGATGACAACAACCGTCGCCGGATAGGGGGTATCCGAGAGGTCAACTATCAACAGGCGTTCAATTCTTCCCGTCACTGGCACGGAGTACGCATTCGTGTCGAACTGGATGAAACACAGTTTAGTGGTATGGGGGATGCGCGGTTATTCTGCGAATTGCTGGAGCAGTTCTTTACACAGTACGCCAGCGTTATTCGCTTTACGCAGCTGACAGTGGTGCTCACCGAATCCGGTACGGAATGGGAGTGGCCGGAGCGTCAGATTGACAGGGTACTGATGTGAACGACGCTGAAGACAAGAAAACGCTGCCGCCATTCTGGCTCGACAGAGAGGGTAACGATCAGACTGCCCGGTTCAATTTTTATCGCTTCTGTCAGTTGCTGGAAAAGGTGGGTGGGAAGTCACTGGGTACAGGTTTTTATCCTGAAAGTGACCCGGTGCGCTTCAGACCCGATCCCCATCTGGGGTTCCCGACCAGTGAGCTGAATCGTACCGAAACAGACCCGTATAACCCAGATGCCCCGCCGACCGTCAGGACAAAGTTCCTGGGATTGTACGGTGTGGATTCTCCGCTGCCGACTGCCTACATTGACGATATCAACCAAGGGCGGGAAGGGGCTGATGCAATGGCCGCGTTCCTCGATATATTCAATCACCGGCTGGTGACGCAGTTTTACCGTATCTGGAAAAAATACAGCTACCCCGCAACGTTTGAAGATGGCGGCACGGATAAGTTCTCCCGCAGCCTGATGGCGCTGACCGGCATTAGCCACAGCCGGGAACTGCCTGCTTCACGCCTGCTGGCAATTATTCAGCCGTTGCTGCATCCCACTCACACGACTGAAGGCGTGGCCGCAGTGATCCGCAGCCAGGCTCCAAATACACAGGTGAAGGTCATCCCGCATCACCCGGTCTGGATGCCGGTGGCTGAACGTGCGCGGCTGTCGATCAGCGGTGGTATGACGCTGGGAGAACGCCCGATTCTGGGGGATGAGGTCGAAGATGCAAACTACTGCATGCGAATTGAAATGAGTACCGAAGATGCCGAGGAAGCAAAGGGTTGGATGCCGCGCGGCCAGTTACGCAAGGATGTGTTTGAACTGTTGAAGGCCTATCTGGGATGCGATTACGATGCCAGCCTGCACCTGACTGTTCCGGTGCGTTTGCTGCCTCGTCCGAGGCTTGGCAATCCGGATCTCTTTTCGGGATACAACATTATGCTCGGTCTTCGCGATGACAATGAAGATCAGATGCCGCAGACGATGCGGATGAGGGTAGGGAAATTACGGGGGCGGGATTTTGACGAAGAGTAGTTTCTCTGGCTCTTAGGATTATTATCGAGCTGGCGGAGTCTGAAAATATTTCTCAATACTTTGATTTTATTGAATATTTATTAATTCAACTTTCATTGGTATACCTAAGCGTATACCAATGGCGATTTGCTGTAGTGTTTACTGTGGTTATGCAAACCTGTTTTTTTGAATGGAACGCATCGAAAAAAAGTTTTTTTGCATTTAACTGTTCACACTGTTCACCTCGGTTATTTATCATTTTATATCATGTGGTTAGGTGGTGATGAGTTGGTGAAGAGTGAACAGTCGACTCTTCACCTTTGTGATTTTTGCTCGTTCTGGATCCGCCCGCTCAGGAGATGCGCAGGGTGATAAAAAGTTTTTTCAGGTTTTATTGTTCACACTGTTCACCTCTGGTTTTTTATCAATAATTTCATGGTGATACAGGGTGAATATACGGTGAAGGGTGAACAGTGGATTGTTCACCTTGTGGCAATGGCCAGAAAGGAAAAGACCGGCTGTTGCCGGTCTGAGTGAGGTTATGTTGCTGCGGGTTCGTCGCACTTCGGCAGCCAGTCGCCGTAGCTTTCCTCTTTCAGCGACAGGTTGGTTTGTATCCCCTGCTTTGTGTGTCGCTTCTCATAATTCAGGCCGTACTCTTTCAGCATCATGGGCAGCCCCAGCCCGAACATTTTAAGGCTGAGCACGTTCCTGTAGCCGTTAGCCTCCATATAGGCCAGATACGCGTGATAGAGATATTTACGGTAATTACGCGGGATGATGCTGGCATTCCCCATAAACATCCCGTTGGTCTGCGGGAGCATTTCCAGATAGCCGCAAAAATCAAACGTCGGGTCAGCATCGCGCTTGATGTTGAGTGCCTCGTCGGAGTTCTGCTGCGACTGGAGCAGTGCGCGCGCTGCCATCGGGTCGCTGAACTTCTGCATAAGCTGGCGCACAATGACGGCCAGCTCGCGCGCAATTTTATCCCTGAGCTGCGGGTCGCGTTCCTCCGGCGCAATCTGCTCCGGGAAGTGAATAATCACCCGGCGACGTGACACACCGCCGCTGCGGTCGGTGAAGCGCATCGGGTTGTTGTTCACGGCCAGAATCACCGCCGGAATGTGTGTTGAGTACGGGTTCTGGTATTTCGGGTCAACCGAGACCGCATCGCCGCCGGTGATGGCCTTGAGTCCTGCCCCGTCACCACTCCATTTTTCCTGGTCAGGCAGACGGATAAGCGAGAAGCCAATCAGGGAGGCACGCTTGCGCGGGTCTTCCAGTGTGTCGATATCGGCTGACGTGGCGTTATCCTCCCCGGCGAGCAGGGTCGCGATTTCAGCCAGAATACTTTTGCCACTCCCGCCGGGACCGGTCACTTCGAGAAAGAGCTGCCAGTCGTAACGGTTCGCCAGCACCATAAACAGCGCGGCCAGAATCACGTCGCGTTTTTGTGGATTTTTGCCGGCTGCACGGTCGAGCCAGCGCCAGAAGTTCGGCGCGTGCGTCTCCAGCGTTTCCCCCTCCACCGGCGGGGTGAAATCCACATCGCACAAGGTGCGCAGCCAGTGCGATTTGTGGTGCGGGCTGAATACGCCGCTTTGAGTATCGAGTACCCCGTTGCGAAAGCCAATCAGACGGCGCGCCGGTGTATCCTGCTGCGGAATAATCAATTTCAGGGTCTCCACCACCGAGGCAATTTTCCCCGACGAGAATGGGGCGCGTAAGCGCTGGAATAAATCAGCCACATTCCGTGAAAAAGTGGCGGCAGGGATATTTTTCCAGATGCCGTTTTCATAGCGGGACAGGAGCTGGCCGTTCGCATCCACCGCCAGCGCTTCGCCGTAATGCTCATGCACCCGCAAAGCCTTGTCGCTGGCGCTCATGGCGGTAAATTCCGCCTCGCTCATGGTGTCGAATGGGCTTTGCGCCGGTGGCCGGATGGCGTCATAAATGGCTTTCCGCGTGGCCTCCTCGCCGTACTGTATAAACGCATCATTCCAGTCACCGAACACCGGCGGCAGGGCAACAATGCCCTCACAGGCATCTGCGGCCGCAGCGGCTTTACTCTGGCCGTCGCCGTTAAGGTCACGGTCGGCAGCGAGCACAATCTGACAGGCCGGATATTTCTGACGGGCAAGGCTCGCCAGAGAAAAGAGGTTCACGGAGGACAGCGCCACCATGACGGTTTCCCCGGTCAGGTGATGCACGGTGAGTGCGGTCGCATAACCCTCTGCAATCCACAGGCGTTTTCCGGCCTGTTTTTTCCCTTCGATGATATGACATGCCCCTTTGACCTGACCGCCTTTCAGGGTGCGTTTGAGACCGTCAGCATTGATAAGCTGAAGGTTAACCAGTGCGCCGGTATCGTCATACAGCGGGACAACCACATCACCGGTGCGGAACGTCACGCCGCCGGTTTTATGCATGACGGTGAGCGTCAGACATTCCTGAGCGGGGAAACCCTTGCGGGTGAGGTAGGCGTTGCCGGTGGCCGGTCGGATTTTCTCCATGAGCCTGACGGCCAGCGCGGCCGCCGCTTTGCGGTCGGCCACAGTTTCAGCCTCTGCGGCCGTAATCACTTCCGGGGCAACCGGCGACAGATTGCCGGTCACGGCGTTCACCTTCCCGGCAGCTTCTGACGGGGTCACGCCAAACACTTTCTCTACCAGCTTAAGCCCGTCACCTGCGCCACACTGATTACAGAACCACGTGCCGCGCCCCTCTTTATCGTCAAAGCGAAAGCGGTCAGAGCCACCGCACACCGGGCAGGACTGATGGCGGTTTTTAATCACCTTCACACCCAGCGCAGGGAGAATGCGCGGCCAGTGGCCGCACGCCTGTTTTACCGTTTCTGTTACGTTCATTTTCATGGTTGTTTTCTCCCTCAGTGCAGTACCGGTGCGGTGATATGACGGGCGCAAAGCTCATCCATCACGGCCAGCCCGAGAAAGGACAGCGACGGGGCAGCTTTCAGTGGTCCGGCTTCCATTAAATCTTCCAGCAGGGCACAGGCAATCTGACGGCCTTTTTCCTCGCCGTGCTGGCGCAGGTAGAAGCCCTCCAGCTCGGCGGCAATGGCGCTTTCCAGCGCGTCGAGGGTGAGGTGCGGGTAGCGGTGCTGGCGTTCGCACAGGGTCAGCCAGGCACAGGCCACGGCGCGACGATACAGCGCGGCGCGTAATACGGGTGGTAATGGCTTTTTCATACGTTACCCTCCCCGGTCAGCCACTGCTGATTGCAGCGTTCGACCACACTGTCGAGCTGGGCGGTCATGAGGTAAATCACGGAGGTGAGCTGTAAGTGCTGCGCCGGGTCACGACGAACGGTGGCGCAGTCCTGCACCTGCATCAGGTCGCCGACGAGCTGGCCGACATTGCGCATATGCTCCAGACATTCGAGGTCACGGGCGGTAATGGTGGTGTGTTTCATGCGCGCACCTCCGCAACCGGCAGACGGCCAGCAAACGAGAGAACGTAATCGCGAACAAGAGAAAGGCGCGCGGCGTGCTCATCACCGGCAACGGTGCGAAGCATACAAATACGGGGGGTACGGTCTGCGCGACGAACGGCAGCAAACACAAAGACAAACTGCGGATGTGACGGGGTGAGGGTCGTGGCCATAGTGGCAACCTCCAATAAGTAGCGGTTATCGCCACCACCAGAGCTGCAAATCTCATGGGTGGTAGCCCGGATGGGGTTTGCAGTACCGGCCTTATTGGAAACCGGCCAGCCCGAAGGCTGCCCCACCCGGACCACCATTATCTGACAGGAGCCACGGTGTAAGCACCACAGCCCGAAAAATAGGTGTGTCTGAGCAACGACATAAAAAAACACGCTCGGCGCGTGTTGTGTCGCCAATAAGTTACACGGGCTGCAAATCCCGGCTGCCGATTTTGCGACAGCGGGAAAACTATACCTGGAAACGGCGAACGGAAGCAAGCCAGAAAAAGGGGCTTTTTGCTGAACGGCCATCATCATGCGTCATAGCCCCGGTTGCGTTCGGCAATGCGATCCGCCATCCATGCAGTAATTTCAGACTGCGCCCACGCCACGTTTTTTCCGCCGAGGGAGATTTGTTTCGGGAAGGCTTCCCGGCTGATGAGGTCGTAAATGGTCGAGCGGGACAGGCCGCACAGATGCATCACTTCGGGCAGACGGATAAAGCGTTCATGAACGGTATCAGAAACCGGCATCAGCGGCGCGGCAGGGGCAGAAGACGGGGAAGAAAAAGCAGTGTGCATCGGGCTACCTCACAAAGTCCATACAGTGCCGGTCGTGTCCGTCCGGCTTCGGGTAGCTCTCTATTTTGTGAATATTTTCCCTCAGGGCAACAAGTCATTTTGTACTGCTCCACCACACAACAGAGCGTTTTTTATACAGTGGCAAACGTTGGCCGTTTTTTGGTAAATGTTGGCAAACCGGTGGCCCATTCATGATTGCTTTTGTTTATATATTTCTATTTTTTAATCGCTAAAAAGTCTAAGTAGTTGACTGGCTGAACAAACTGAAAGGTGAACAGTGGTGAACAGACGGTGAACAGTCAGACCCTCAACTGTTCACCCTTTAACTTACTGTATTACTTATATTTTTATTTAAGGTGAACAGTGGTGAATAGTTATAAGTAAAAAAACAAACGGTGAGTAAGGTTTTCCTGCGACCTTTCTCTGGCCAGCCGGTTTTTAAGGTCTGTTTGTGCCAGCACTCTGACAACGGCAATGAATCGTGTTGTTGTGCAGGAGGCGTCAGAATCATTTCAGGTTGAACACACGGAGAGCCTGAACATGAAACCCGAACTCATTATCAAAGCCATGCAGACCGTTATCAGTAAACAGGATGAAGGCGCGGAACAACGTATTGCCGGTGCACTGACCGCACTTAATGAAGCAAAAGACGCACACACGGCCAGCATGGGAAAACTCAGCAACATTGAGGCTTCCATTCAGCGTTGTGAGCAGGAACGACAGACCGCGCTCAGTGAAAGTGCACAGGCCGAACAGGACTGGCGCAGCCGCTTTCGAACTCTGCGCGGCAACCTCACTCCTGAACTGAAAGCTGAACACAGTAAACGTATCGCCAGCCGCGAACTGGCTGATGAGTTCACCGGTCTTATTACCGAGCTGGAGAAAGACAAAAGCCTCGCCATGCTTGGTGCATGCTCCTCCGGTACGGCTTATATCAGCGCCCATGAAAAAGCGTTCACCACTTACGCCAACAGCGAGTGGAAGAAGGCGTTAGCCGGTATCAGCCCCGCACTGTTACGTGCCTTTCTGTTGCGTATACGGTCGCTGGAAATGAGCGGAGAAACCTCGCCGCGTGCGACCGTGACCCGCGAGCTGGGTGATGCCCTGAATCTGCAGTCAGCCCTGTATCATTTTGATATGGAGCAGGAGCCGGTCCTGTCCGTAACGGGCATGAATCGCCCGGTCATAACCGGGGTTGATATGGCGCTGTTAAGAAGCCCGGCCAGACGGATGAAGCTTGCCGCTGAACTGGCCGCAAAAGACCACGAACAGCCAGAGGGCTGAATTATGTTTCACTGTCCGTTCTGCAAAAAGACCGCGCACGTCCGTACCAGCCGGTATCTGTCGGAAAACGTCAAACAGCGTTATCACCAGTGTACCAATATAGAATGTTCGGCCACTTTCCGCACCATCGAGTCGGTTGACGGTGTGATACGTGCCGCACCGGAAAAAACCGACCCCGCCCCGGTGACGCCACCGCCGCCGCGTAAAGTACAGGGCTGCTACAGCTCGCCGTTCCGGCATTAATCAGGAGAGAGACTCGTGACCACTGTGACCATACAGCAGGCCTTTGAGGCCTGTCAGACGAACAAAAATACCTGGCTGAAACGTAAAGCCGAACTGGCAGACCTTGAACGGGAATACCGTGAACAGCTCCTTGCCGGTGACGAACAAATCCCGCGCAGAATGCAGGATTTGCGCGACAATATCGACGTGAAAAAATGGGAGATTAATCAGGCCGCCGGTCGTTATATCCGCTCACATGAGGAAGTGCAGCACATCTGCATCCGCAACCGGCTCCATGACTTTATGCAGCAGCACGGCGCGGAGCTGGCCGCCACTCTGGCACCTGAGCTGATGGGGTATAACGAACAGCTTCCCGCAGTAAAACAGAGCGCCATGCAGCACTCGGTTGATTATCTGCGTGAAGCCCTGTCGGTGTGGCTGGCCGCAGGTGAAAAAATTAATTATTCCGCGCAGGACAGCGACATTTTAACGGCCATCGGACTCAGGCCTGATGCGGCTTCGCGGGATGATAATCGCGAGAAATTCACCCCGGCACAGAACCTGATTTACACCCGCCGACGTGCAGAACTGACTGCACGGTAGCACGCGAAAAAATCCCCGAAAATTCCGCTATTTTTCCCGAAAAAAGCCATGCATCCATAAGGTGCATGGTTTTGCATGCAAATCCCCGTATTTTTTATCCCACGCAACACCAGTACCGGCGCGGCCTGAGACGGTTCATGCATCTGCATTAAAAGCGACCTCTTAAGCGGGCAGGCGTGGCGGGGAGAGCATTGCGCGCCAAGCGATATATAATTAATTAATGAAGAAGGATAGAATTAACCATATAGCCATAAAAAAGGATGCGTGTGATGAAGGCGAGTGATATGCAGCACTTATGTAATATAGCCAGAGAGCTTGTTTCTGATGGCAAGTTTGAAAAGGCGTATGAGTTCACGTTGCAGATTTATAAATCCCTTGACGAAAATATCTTTGGGGATAATTACTATATACTTCTTTATAATATGGCTGCGAATTTTGTTGATATAGGAGGAATGCAACCGAATAAAGAGGCTTCTCTGCTAGGCTATAACTTAATGAATGAGCACTTTGACTCTTTTTCTAAAATTATGGATGAATCTACGCTCTATTATAACCTAGCAAACGCAAAGTCAAACTTGGTTGAAAAAGGCAGTGTTTTTAAACAAACGTTTACAACAATTGAGGATATGGTGGATGTAAAAAATTTATACTGGAAGGCATTTAAATTACTCGGTGATGATAATACTATATATAGCAAAGAACTGAAGGTCAATTTAGCAAACTCACTCAAGCAACAGTTTAGAGTTGTAGAGTCTATTTCATATTATGATGATGTTATTTCCTCGGGGGAAGATATACCGCAAGCATGGATTAACAGGTCTGAAGCCTTAATGCTATTGCTGCAACTCTCTGGTTCTCATACTATAAAGCATATAAGAGAGATTAGACTTGGATATATGAAAGCAATTGAATCAACAGAGATGCCACCGCCATGGAAACCACACTTTCAATCACGTGCTGAAAAACTCACGGAAGATATAATCGAAATGTCGGGAAAACCATTTTTTGAAAAAGAAGATGAGCTTGATGAAAAACAGACGCTAGAAGAATATAGCAAACTTAATAATTATCAAAAATTCGTTTTAGATAACCACTTTGTTCTTTCTGAGCATGGGGTGTATTGTCCTTGCGTAGTAGGGGCTAAAGATAACCTAACAATATTACCAACACATAATGGTGTTTCTGGTGATTTTATTATTCCCATGGAAATGGTTTTGAATAGGCTAAAGTCTGAATATGCTTTGGCAAGGCGCTCGTTATTCGAGTATGAGTACATGGAGGAAGTTGATGATGTGGCCTGTTATTCAGAGTTGTATAACGATGAAGTTTTAAATGTTGGTGTTGAGAAGATAAGAAATGCATTTCGTATATGTTTTGGTGTATTAGATAAAATAGCTATTGCAATATGTGAGTTATACGATGTTTATCCAGCCAATAAAATAGTGTACTTTGAAAATTTTTGGCAATTAAACCAAAATGGGCG contains:
- a CDS encoding phage polarity suppression protein, translating into MTTVTIQQAFEACQTNKNTWLKRKAELADLEREYREQLLAGDEQIPRRMQDLRDNIDVKKWEINQAAGRYIRSHEEVQHICIRNRLHDFMQQHGAELAATLAPELMGYNEQLPAVKQSAMQHSVDYLREALSVWLAAGEKINYSAQDSDILTAIGLRPDAASRDDNREKFTPAQNLIYTRRRAELTAR
- a CDS encoding LA2681 family HEPN domain-containing protein, with product MKASDMQHLCNIARELVSDGKFEKAYEFTLQIYKSLDENIFGDNYYILLYNMAANFVDIGGMQPNKEASLLGYNLMNEHFDSFSKIMDESTLYYNLANAKSNLVEKGSVFKQTFTTIEDMVDVKNLYWKAFKLLGDDNTIYSKELKVNLANSLKQQFRVVESISYYDDVISSGEDIPQAWINRSEALMLLLQLSGSHTIKHIREIRLGYMKAIESTEMPPPWKPHFQSRAEKLTEDIIEMSGKPFFEKEDELDEKQTLEEYSKLNNYQKFVLDNHFVLSEHGVYCPCVVGAKDNLTILPTHNGVSGDFIIPMEMVLNRLKSEYALARRSLFEYEYMEEVDDVACYSELYNDEVLNVGVEKIRNAFRICFGVLDKIAIAICELYDVYPANKIVYFENFWQLNQNGRRDKFEEIKTPALLALYSLATDLNDRKNGELSFYKDWRNDLEHNIVIVHKDCEPLDIYNSYGYMKNIRLISESDFTRHFKVLLQIVRSAIFLFTFMVREEGGKSNKDSFLISNSLDWKI